A window of the Salvia splendens isolate huo1 unplaced genomic scaffold, SspV2 ctg212, whole genome shotgun sequence genome harbors these coding sequences:
- the LOC121789340 gene encoding tRNA-specific 2-thiouridylase MnmA-like, translating to MLSRTTLIASTFSLYFPHKPLRRSFPIAAPTLRRLLSLPSLRLLPRFSTLSPLCSTSAAAKTVEPCYLSCSLPEKKPLKVAVLLSGGLDSSLALRLLHAAGHSCTAFYLKIWFQEDFENFWSECPWEEDLRYAKAVCDQVDVPLEVVHLTDEYWNNVVSYIIDEYRYGRTPNPDVLCNTRIKFGAFMDAISGMSFDYIASGHYAKVVHPNSDNKDEPSALRLSKDMVKDQTYFLSHLSQSQLKRLIFPLGCIEKEEVRRLAKIFGLPNQDRKDSQGICFLGKIKFSEFVARHIGEEEGLILEAETGDFLGNHRGFWFYTIGQRQGLRLPGGPWYVVEKAIENNVVFVSRNYFSVDKRRRQFRVGSLRFFSGSPPRITQLQCKVRHGPKLYNCDLSIQVDGDDGREIGVVKLYEDDQGLAAGQFAAFYQESTCIGSGVMLESWDDQGFPVCGKALEIAKMKDKSKLGKPVKIKVVEQEEEAILHQ from the exons ATGCTGTCGAGGACAACGCTGATTGCgtccactttctctctctacttccCACATAAACCCCTCCGCCGTAGTTTTCCCATTGCTGCTCCTACTCTCCGGCGCCTTCTCTCTCTACCGTCTCTCAGGCTCCTGCCACGTTTTTCGACTCTGAGCCCGCTCTGCTCTACCTCCGCCGCTGCCAAAACTGTTGAGCCCTGCTATTTATCGTGTTCATTGCCGGAAAAGAAGCCTCTCAAAGTAGCTGTCCTTCTCAGCGGCGGTTTGGACAGCAGCCTCGCTCTCCGCCTACTCCACGCGGCTGGCCATTCCTGCACCGCCTTCTACCTCAAGATCTGGTTCCAA GAAGACTTTGAGAACTTCTGGTCTGAGTGCCCATGGGAAGAAGATTTGAGATATGCAAAAGCCGTCTGTGATCAG GTTGATGTACCTCTGGAAGTTGTCCATTTGACAGATGAATACTGGAATAATGTG GTTTCTTATATTATAGATGAGTATCGATACGGCCGGACTCCAAACCCAGATGTCCTCTGTAATACAAGAATAAAATTCG GTGCATTCATGGATGCCATAAGTGGTATGTCATTTGATTATATTGCCTCTGGACATTATGCAAAGGTTGTTCACCCAAATAGTGATAATAAAGATGAGCCGTCTGCTTTGAGATTGTCAAAAGATATG GTTAAGGATCAAACATACTTTCTTTCACACCTTTCACAGTCACAGCTTAAAAGACTGATCTTCCCTCTTGGATGCATTGAAAAG GAAGAAGTGCGCCGGCTTGCCAAAATATTTGGATTACCCAACCAGGACAGAAAGGATTCACAAGGAATATGCTTTCTAGGAAAG ATTAAGTTTAGTGAATTTGTTGCTAGACACATTGGAGAGGAGGAAGGTTTGATACTGGAAGCTGAGACCGGAGATTTCCTCGGGAATCACCGAGGCTTTTGGTTCTATACAATTGGCCAACGTCAAGGGTTACGTCTTCCTGGTGGACCTTG GTACGTCGTGGAAAAAGCTATTGAAAATAATGTAGTATTTGTATCAAGAAACTATTTTTCAGTTGACAAAAGAAGACGCCAGTTTCGTGTTGGGTCCTTGAGATTTTTTAGCGGCTCTCCTCCTAGGATCACTCAACTTCAGTGCAAG GTTAGGCACGGGCCTAAATTATACAATTGCGATTTGTCTATACAAGTTGATGGAGACGATGGCCGTGAAATTGGAGTTGTGAAATTGTACGAAGATGATCAAGGTCTGGCAGCTGGGCAGTTTGCTGCCTTCTACCAGGAGTCGACCTGTATTGGATCTGGTGTGATGTTGGAGTCATGGGACGATCAAGGCTTTCCCGTTTGTGGTAAGGCTCTAGAGATTGCAAAAATGAAAGATAAGTCGAAGCTGGGGAAGCCAGTTAAGATAAAAGTTGTAGAGCAAGAGGAGGAAGCTATTCTTCATCAGTGA